In one Mycobacterium sp. NBC_00419 genomic region, the following are encoded:
- a CDS encoding ribose-5-phosphate isomerase, with translation MRVYLGGDHAGYELKQAIIEHLKKTGHEPIDCGAFDYDADDDYPAFCIATALRTVADPGSLGIVLGGSGNGEQIAANKVPGARCALAWSTETASLAREHNNAQLIGIGGRMHTEAEALAIIDAFVSTPWSEAPRHQRRIDILAEYEADHVPPPVPGA, from the coding sequence ATGCGTGTCTACCTCGGCGGCGATCATGCCGGATACGAACTCAAGCAGGCCATCATCGAGCATCTGAAGAAGACCGGCCACGAGCCGATCGACTGCGGTGCATTCGACTATGACGCCGACGACGACTACCCGGCCTTCTGCATCGCCACGGCGCTGCGCACGGTCGCGGACCCCGGCAGCTTGGGCATCGTGCTCGGCGGCTCCGGCAACGGCGAGCAGATCGCGGCCAACAAGGTGCCCGGCGCCCGGTGCGCCCTGGCGTGGAGCACCGAGACCGCGTCACTGGCCCGCGAGCACAACAACGCCCAGCTGATCGGTATCGGCGGCCGGATGCACACCGAGGCCGAGGCGCTGGCCATCATCGACGCGTTCGTCAGCACCCCATGGTCGGAGGCGCCGCGCCACCAGCGTCGTATCGACATCCTCGCCGAGTACGAAGCCGACCACGTACCACCGCCGGTGCCCGGCGCCTAG